The Oscarella lobularis chromosome 12, ooOscLobu1.1, whole genome shotgun sequence genome window below encodes:
- the LOC136194079 gene encoding transmembrane and ubiquitin-like domain-containing protein 1 → MGIVEGVSDELTFVSVLLGGLATYLLWKFLSGFPEATPSRSAAPTPSRSESRRSERSQRQQNAETTPERRDEPPAPQPEQESSEDTIRIKVRHHENEKFVHIRPNQTIEQIKRLAYPNEIAEGKRVRLVYQGRLLRNENQTAAFYNLTTPDSVVIAAITDQATDAPERVVEEQEWEFDLSHLFIPLLAILDVICWAVALSQPNLFSSTAYVLLSLLSALLGFLVYNSYRARGTQQQTT, encoded by the exons ATGGGCATTGTTGAAGGAGTCAGCGATGAACTGACGTTCGTGAGCGTTCTTCTCGGCGGATTAGCGACGTATCTGCTTTGGAAATTCCTCTCGGGCTTTCCCGAAGCGACTCCGAGTCGAAGCGCAGCTCCGACGCCGAGTAGaagcgaatcgcgtcgatccGAACGATCCCAACGCCAGCAAAacgccgaaacgacgccaGAAAGACGCGACGAGCCGCCAGCGCCGCAGCCCGAACAGGAATCGAGCGAAGACACAATCCGAATCAAAGTACGTCAtcacgaaaacgaaaaattcgtGCACATCAGACCAAATCAAACAATTGAGCAAATTAAAAG aCTTGCTTATCCGAATGAAATagctgaaggaaaacgagTGCGACTCGTCTATCAGGGTCGTCTATtgagaaacgaaaatcaaACAGCTGCGTTTTATAATCTGACGACTCCTGATTCGGTTGTCATAGCAGCCATAACGGACCAGGCGACGGACGCTCCGGAGCGAGTTGTTGAAGAACAGGAATGGGAATTCGATTTGAGTCATCTTTTCATTCCTCTTCTCGCTattcttgacgtcatatgcTGGGCTGTGGCCCTATCTCAGCCCAATCTTTTCTCGTCTACAGCGTACGTTCTTCTATCTCTTTTATCAGCTTTGCTGGGATTTCTTGTATATAATTCGTATCGCGCTAGAGGAACGCAGCAGCAAACAACCTAG
- the LOC136194077 gene encoding uncharacterized protein isoform X2, with protein sequence MLLGYSADNSYDRACTPYEATRQDSTEDVRCGHPVAVTGFHADPYYASCMPDEMASTGANQTSLRRATPTVPSYAPWNAPTIYNTPPSLPPFYHSAAFPSPPPAAAGPHHGWGAEMSGATSYYPEMSAAVPTSRDEALPQGVKLPQRRGATQLWEFLLDLLNEEGNESVITWIDEDALTFRVLDPDELARRWGVLKARPKMNYDKLSRSLRYYYQKKLLTKIASEKYVYKLLCHPNVLYASLGEKEPKTSASRVRGKKRSLPHVTDTCESMKRTCDFGSLFCETSFSDCALSPPPPPPSRVHAPVSAQFQPLPFSGNLDFSSSPKFPASPIAAAIASPLSSSSSAPSPQSLADSDETSSTVTETLKSFIQEIIESDGLSLSTSDDEIEEGIGILSFDNEQPGNGCSLSSSSSFPSMPV encoded by the exons ATGCTTCTAGGATACTCTGCTGATAACTCG TACGACCGCGCTTGCACGCCGTACGAAGCAACGCGTCAAGATTCGACCGAAGACGTTCGTTGCGGCCATCCGGTCGCTGTTACTG GTTTCCACGCCGACCCTTACTACGCGTCGTGCATGCCAGATGAAATGGCTTCAACTGGCGCCAATCAAACGTCTCTTCGGCGTGCGACGCCGACGGTGCCCTCATACGCGCCGTGGAATGCGCCGACAATTTACAACACCCCCCCGTCTCTAC CGCCGTTTTATCATTCGGCGGCATTTCCCAGCCCTCCCCCCGCCGCTGCGGGACCCCATCACGGGTGGGGAGCGGAAATGAGCGGCGCGACGTCCTATTATCCCGAGATGTCGGCCGCCGTGCCTACGTCACGCGACGAGGCCCTTCCCCAAGGTGTCAAGCTCCCGCAAC GTCGCGGTGCGACTCAACTGTGGGAATTCCTCCTCGATCTTCTCAACGAGGAGGGAAACGAGTCGGTGATCACGtggatcgacgaagacgcgctGACGTTTCGCGTTCTCGATCCCGACGAGCTCGCGCGTCGCTGGGGCGTTCTCAAAGCGCGCCCCAAGATGAACTACGACAAGCTCAGTCGTTCGCTTCGCTACTACTACCAGAAGAAACTTCTCACGAAGATCGCCAGCGAGAAGTACGTCTATAAGCTTCTCTGCCATCCGAACGTTCTCTACGCGTCGCTCGGCGAGAAGGAACCCAAGACGTCAGCGAGTCGCGTGCGAGGGAAGAAGAGATCGTTGCCGCACGTGACCGACACGTGCGAGTCGATGAAGCGCACGTGCGACTTCGGTTCCCTCTTCTGCGAGACGTCGTTCAGCGACTGCGCactctcgccgccgcccccgcccccgtcACGTGTTCACGCACCCGTTTCCGCGCAATTTCAACCGCTTCCGTTTTCTGGGAACTTggacttctcgtcgtcgcccaaGTTCCCGGCTTCGccgatcgccgccgccatcgccAGTCcgttatcgtcgtcgtcttccgctCCGTCGCCGCAGTCTCTCGCCGATTCCGACGAGACTTCGAGCACTGTCACCGAAACTCTCAAATCGTTCATCCAAGAGATAATCGAGAGCGACGGACTGAGTCTCTCGACttcagacgacgaaatcgaggAAGGAATAGGAATTCTTTCGTTCGACAACGAGCAACCCGGAAATGGATGCTCCTTGTCTAGTTCGTCGAGTTTTCCCTCCATGCCTGtttag
- the LOC136194035 gene encoding delta-latroinsectotoxin-Lt1a-like has protein sequence MRTFLSTEKGFRSDQYFDSGLSLIHYVAGREFDSAEEADDWLSYALVQKNQGIEKRSGLTGLRPLHCACKWGNIFGVEWLVNHGANINVKEGIRTPYSDACESSVDTMKKMVYLEEHGYILSPSDIAWAAEIQFSSSEKANEIFNYLVNEKGLSVNTAEFGWTPLHRACFNGSIFGVKWLGEHKADINSFDGHNAFMCACSSSINRSAKVRYLDEKGANCQAKDHKGKTALFYAIKPSDDVKDVLRYLVIEKGIDINSVDKEGRTPLLDACEYHPSFLVIQQLIELGADVSVRNKNKQNALHMVAKSYSRDASVIDLLIKKGVDVTCQDQDGKTPHQVAYHGEIRALLRQHYDAARFSVLQRETVRPDSIKFCVVGSEMAGKTTFVISLLQLNQPLPKNEDRTPGVEIHNCQIPGVGKGSAWDFGAQPTFHSAHGLFFQKSNTLFILVLPVRKGEKMTSERILRLLEKGRFWCAFSKAALRTLPPHLKSRIRLLVIFNLIGFNEEAGVEVRFELKQIAEILQNEFGDTFEISGVLEMDCSKRQSDRMNDCRKKLKYIREKMLETADDVPKLCHAIEQYLSLPNEKRKNPLAYFLTADEFEKWVAEKVGIKLAEDEKKVAWSI, from the exons ATGCggacttttctttctacggagaaaggatttcgatctgaTCAG TATTTCGACTCTGGCTTGTCATTAATTCACTatgtggcgggaagagagtttgattcggcggaggaagccGATGATTGGCTCAGTTATGCGCTtgtgcaaaaaaatcaaggcATTGAAAAGAGATCAGGATTG ACTggactccgcccacttcactgtgcgtgcaagtggggaaatatttttggcgttgaatggctcgtcaATCACGGTGCAAATATCAACGTGAAAGAG GGTATACGTACGCCATATTCTGATGCCTGTGAaagttccgttgacacaatgaagaaaatggtctaTCTCGAAGAACATGGCTACATTTTGTCACCATCTGATATt gCTTGGGCAGctgaaattcaattttcgtcatctgaaaaagcaaatgagatttttaattatcttGTTAATGAAAAAGGATTGAGTGTCAACACTGCCGAG TTTGGGTGGACTCCTCTGCATCGTGCCTGCTTCaatggaagcatttttggagtGAAATGGCTTGGGGAACACAAGGCTGATATCAATAGCTTCGACGGG CACAACGCCTTTATGTGTGCGTGTTCAAGTTCCATCAATCGTTCAGcgaaagttcgctacttggatgaaaaaggagcaaactgtcaagcaaaagatcac aaagggaaaacggctttgttttatgcCATCAAACCCTCAGATGATgtgaaagatgttcttcgatatcttgtcattgagaaaggcattgatatcaattctgttgatAAG GAGGGAAGGACACCCTTATTGGACGCATGTGAATATCATCCTTCTTTCCTtgtcattcagcaactaattgaattaggagctgatGTCTCTGTCAGAAATAAG aacaaacaaaatgcattgcatatgGTTGCAAAAAGCTATTCAAGAGACGCATcagttattgatctattgattaagaagggtgttgacgtcacgtgtcaagATCAG GACGGAAAGACGCCTCATCAAGTGGCCTATCATGGTGAAATCagagctctccttcgacagcattac gacgccgcgcgattttccgttcttcaacgagaaacggTTCGTCCGGATTCAATTAAATTCTGCGTAGTTGGCAGcgaaatggcgggaaaaacgacgttcgtcatttctcttcttcaactcaatcaACCTCTACCCAAGAACGAAGATCGTACGCCGGGCGTGGAAATTCACAATTGCCAAATTCCGGGagttggcaaaggatcgGCGTGGGACTTTGGGGCCCAACCCACATTCCACAGTGCAcacggtctcttctttcaaaagtcCAATACATTGTTCATTCTTGTCCTTCCTGTTcggaaaggagaaaagatgacgtcagaaaggattcttcgtcttctagaAAAGGGAAGATTTTGGTGTGCATTCTCTAAAGCTGCATTGAGAACGCTTCCGCCTCACTTGAAATCACGCATTCGCCTTCTTGTGATCTTCAATCTAATTGGTTTCAATGAGGAGGCGGGAGTTGAAGTGAGGTTCGAGCTGAAACAAATCGCCgaaattcttcaaaacgaatttGGAGACacttttgaaatttcagGCGTGCttgaaatggattgcagCAAGCGCCAATCAGATCGGATGAACGACTGTCGAAAGAAACTGAAATACATCCGCGAAAAAATGCTAGAG ACAGCAGATGATGTCCCTAAACTGTGCCATGCCATTGAGCagtatctttctcttcccaatgagaagagaaagaatccACTGGCGTATTTTCTGACAGCTGATGAATTTGAAAAGTGGGTTGCTGAAAAAGTTGGCATCAAATTGGCtgaggacgagaaaaaagtggcgTGGAGTATCTAG
- the LOC136194077 gene encoding uncharacterized protein isoform X1 codes for MLLGYSADNSQYDRACTPYEATRQDSTEDVRCGHPVAVTGFHADPYYASCMPDEMASTGANQTSLRRATPTVPSYAPWNAPTIYNTPPSLPPFYHSAAFPSPPPAAAGPHHGWGAEMSGATSYYPEMSAAVPTSRDEALPQGVKLPQRRGATQLWEFLLDLLNEEGNESVITWIDEDALTFRVLDPDELARRWGVLKARPKMNYDKLSRSLRYYYQKKLLTKIASEKYVYKLLCHPNVLYASLGEKEPKTSASRVRGKKRSLPHVTDTCESMKRTCDFGSLFCETSFSDCALSPPPPPPSRVHAPVSAQFQPLPFSGNLDFSSSPKFPASPIAAAIASPLSSSSSAPSPQSLADSDETSSTVTETLKSFIQEIIESDGLSLSTSDDEIEEGIGILSFDNEQPGNGCSLSSSSSFPSMPV; via the exons ATGCTTCTAGGATACTCTGCTGATAACTCG CAGTACGACCGCGCTTGCACGCCGTACGAAGCAACGCGTCAAGATTCGACCGAAGACGTTCGTTGCGGCCATCCGGTCGCTGTTACTG GTTTCCACGCCGACCCTTACTACGCGTCGTGCATGCCAGATGAAATGGCTTCAACTGGCGCCAATCAAACGTCTCTTCGGCGTGCGACGCCGACGGTGCCCTCATACGCGCCGTGGAATGCGCCGACAATTTACAACACCCCCCCGTCTCTAC CGCCGTTTTATCATTCGGCGGCATTTCCCAGCCCTCCCCCCGCCGCTGCGGGACCCCATCACGGGTGGGGAGCGGAAATGAGCGGCGCGACGTCCTATTATCCCGAGATGTCGGCCGCCGTGCCTACGTCACGCGACGAGGCCCTTCCCCAAGGTGTCAAGCTCCCGCAAC GTCGCGGTGCGACTCAACTGTGGGAATTCCTCCTCGATCTTCTCAACGAGGAGGGAAACGAGTCGGTGATCACGtggatcgacgaagacgcgctGACGTTTCGCGTTCTCGATCCCGACGAGCTCGCGCGTCGCTGGGGCGTTCTCAAAGCGCGCCCCAAGATGAACTACGACAAGCTCAGTCGTTCGCTTCGCTACTACTACCAGAAGAAACTTCTCACGAAGATCGCCAGCGAGAAGTACGTCTATAAGCTTCTCTGCCATCCGAACGTTCTCTACGCGTCGCTCGGCGAGAAGGAACCCAAGACGTCAGCGAGTCGCGTGCGAGGGAAGAAGAGATCGTTGCCGCACGTGACCGACACGTGCGAGTCGATGAAGCGCACGTGCGACTTCGGTTCCCTCTTCTGCGAGACGTCGTTCAGCGACTGCGCactctcgccgccgcccccgcccccgtcACGTGTTCACGCACCCGTTTCCGCGCAATTTCAACCGCTTCCGTTTTCTGGGAACTTggacttctcgtcgtcgcccaaGTTCCCGGCTTCGccgatcgccgccgccatcgccAGTCcgttatcgtcgtcgtcttccgctCCGTCGCCGCAGTCTCTCGCCGATTCCGACGAGACTTCGAGCACTGTCACCGAAACTCTCAAATCGTTCATCCAAGAGATAATCGAGAGCGACGGACTGAGTCTCTCGACttcagacgacgaaatcgaggAAGGAATAGGAATTCTTTCGTTCGACAACGAGCAACCCGGAAATGGATGCTCCTTGTCTAGTTCGTCGAGTTTTCCCTCCATGCCTGtttag